One part of the Streptomyces sp. AM 2-1-1 genome encodes these proteins:
- a CDS encoding aldo/keto reductase, which produces MQHRTLGTQGLTASAIGYGSMGLTMAYGPGDEEAGIAAIHRAHDLGVTFFDTAELYGYGTGSNEILVGKAVRGFRDEVVLATKFGFDLSDPSQGFGLNSRPDNIREVADNSLRYLGVDQIDVFYQHRVDPNVPIEEVAGTVKELIDAGKVKYFGLSEAGPETIRRAHAVQPVSVLQTEYSLFEREVEQLFPLLRELGIGFVPYSPLGRGFITGTAKPAGQYDATDMRTTDPRWQPGNFEKNLEAVDRLGKLATAKGITVSQLALAWLLAQGDQIVPIPGTRSAARMEENAGATDVALTEADLAAIREILPNGGFGARYAEGYVPDWV; this is translated from the coding sequence ATGCAGCACAGGACACTCGGCACCCAGGGTCTGACCGCCTCGGCGATCGGTTACGGCTCGATGGGCCTGACCATGGCCTACGGCCCCGGTGACGAGGAGGCGGGCATCGCCGCCATCCACCGCGCGCACGATCTGGGCGTCACCTTCTTCGACACGGCCGAGCTCTACGGCTACGGCACCGGGTCCAACGAGATCCTGGTCGGCAAGGCGGTCAGGGGCTTCCGCGACGAGGTGGTCCTGGCCACCAAGTTCGGCTTCGACCTGTCCGACCCGTCTCAGGGGTTCGGCCTGAACAGTCGCCCGGACAACATCCGCGAGGTCGCCGACAACAGCCTGCGCTACCTGGGCGTCGACCAGATCGACGTCTTCTACCAGCACCGGGTCGACCCGAACGTGCCGATCGAGGAGGTCGCGGGGACGGTGAAGGAGTTGATCGATGCGGGCAAGGTGAAGTACTTCGGCCTGAGCGAGGCCGGCCCGGAGACGATTCGCCGGGCGCACGCCGTCCAGCCGGTCTCGGTCCTGCAGACCGAGTACTCGCTCTTCGAGCGCGAAGTCGAGCAGCTCTTCCCCCTCCTCCGGGAACTCGGCATCGGCTTCGTTCCCTATTCGCCCCTCGGCCGCGGCTTCATCACCGGCACCGCGAAGCCCGCGGGACAGTACGACGCCACCGACATGCGCACCACCGACCCGCGCTGGCAGCCCGGCAACTTCGAGAAGAACCTCGAAGCCGTGGACCGGCTCGGCAAGCTGGCCACGGCCAAGGGCATCACCGTCTCCCAGCTCGCCCTGGCCTGGCTGCTCGCTCAGGGCGACCAGATCGTCCCGATCCCGGGCACCCGGAGCGCAGCCCGTATGGAGGAGAACGCCGGCGCCACCGACGTCGCCCTCACCGAGGCCGATCTCGCCGCGATCCGCGAGATCCTCCCGAACGGTGGATTCGGCGCCCGCTACGCCGAGGGGTACGTCCCCGACTGGGTTTGA